One Sphaerisporangium krabiense DNA segment encodes these proteins:
- a CDS encoding SSI family serine proteinase inhibitor, translated as MTLASAAVASAPSIPRPLPGGPAAHAVAWRPQAKGISRVYLLTIARGESVSPFDRVALLQCGPAGGTHPHASDACRLLDKVHGDISELHASRDTACTKQYDPITISAVGVWDNHHHTVERTFGNPCELRATTGAVFDF; from the coding sequence GTGACATTGGCGTCCGCCGCCGTGGCCTCGGCCCCGTCGATCCCGAGGCCGCTCCCCGGCGGCCCGGCCGCCCACGCCGTCGCCTGGCGCCCCCAGGCGAAGGGCATCAGCCGCGTGTACCTCCTCACGATCGCCCGCGGCGAGTCGGTCTCCCCCTTCGACCGCGTCGCTCTCCTCCAGTGCGGCCCCGCCGGCGGCACCCACCCCCACGCCTCCGACGCCTGCCGCCTCCTGGACAAGGTCCACGGCGATATCTCCGAACTCCACGCCTCCCGCGACACCGCCTGCACCAAGCAGTACGACCCCATCACCATCTCCGCCGTAGGCGTGTGGGACAACCATCACCACACCGTCGAACGCACCTTCGGCAACCCCTGCGAACTGAGAGCGACCACCGGGGCCGTCTTCGACTTCTAA
- a CDS encoding trypsin-like serine peptidase, translating into MNTRAKRLILPLGGALIATGMIGATLTTSASAQTKPAPVKSGKLANNGTDAKAIAGSWTPSKLKAAKSYLEDSSLSGKMKASTRKASADGKAGSIAPQGAGGKTAGKSKNVNLPTNVGKVFFQVDGKPYWCSGTSIQSKYHNLVATAGHCVYDTDKNKYVDNFVFIPGYYQGKAPWGVYVGAKVNLHTDFSVYEDYDYDYAFVNVFNGVKQTGEKIVDKTTYDAYKGPKWANDVEITKDEYQKKYDEKGGETADAWSKSTGSEVVLPWGTKGGKKVLKEVTKDEYDKAPAANAKVNYAKAPRKTSTEIVDEVTYNNYKGPGYKKIVDSAYTITHYFVKYWVKQTTTVKYYKTVFHIRTFQDAGRLGDNVGGQGFSWNRSTKSKFFSFGYPTSAHLDGDKVYTGETMKWCYGQAGPAPAVAKYKAEEQLAIKCAFTPGATGGPWLIQYSNAKRTGYVNGVVSLTLDTDGNKRYDRITTPYFNSDTYGVYKYSANLWTGKLTTS; encoded by the coding sequence ATGAACACCCGAGCAAAGCGCCTGATTCTCCCTCTCGGTGGTGCTCTCATCGCCACCGGCATGATCGGCGCCACCCTCACCACCTCCGCCAGCGCGCAGACCAAACCGGCCCCGGTGAAGTCGGGCAAGCTGGCGAACAACGGGACCGACGCGAAGGCCATCGCGGGGTCCTGGACGCCCAGCAAGCTGAAGGCGGCGAAGAGCTACCTCGAGGACTCCTCGCTCTCCGGCAAGATGAAGGCGAGCACGCGCAAGGCCTCCGCCGACGGCAAGGCCGGCTCGATCGCTCCGCAGGGCGCCGGCGGCAAGACCGCGGGCAAGTCGAAGAACGTGAACCTCCCCACGAACGTGGGCAAGGTGTTCTTCCAGGTCGACGGCAAGCCGTACTGGTGCTCCGGCACCTCGATCCAGTCGAAGTACCACAACCTCGTCGCGACCGCCGGTCACTGTGTCTACGACACCGACAAGAACAAGTACGTCGACAACTTCGTCTTCATCCCGGGTTACTACCAGGGCAAGGCGCCGTGGGGCGTCTACGTGGGCGCGAAGGTCAACCTCCACACCGACTTCTCGGTGTACGAGGACTACGACTACGACTACGCCTTCGTCAACGTCTTCAACGGCGTCAAGCAGACCGGTGAGAAGATCGTCGACAAGACCACCTACGACGCCTACAAGGGTCCGAAGTGGGCGAACGACGTCGAGATCACCAAGGACGAGTACCAGAAGAAGTACGACGAGAAGGGCGGTGAGACCGCGGACGCGTGGTCGAAGAGCACCGGCTCCGAAGTCGTCCTTCCGTGGGGCACCAAGGGTGGCAAGAAGGTACTCAAGGAAGTCACCAAGGACGAGTACGACAAGGCCCCCGCGGCGAACGCCAAGGTCAACTACGCCAAGGCCCCGCGCAAGACCTCCACGGAGATCGTGGACGAGGTCACGTACAACAACTACAAGGGCCCCGGGTACAAGAAGATCGTCGACTCGGCGTACACCATCACCCACTACTTCGTGAAGTACTGGGTGAAGCAGACGACGACCGTCAAGTACTACAAGACCGTCTTCCACATCAGGACGTTCCAGGACGCGGGCCGCCTCGGCGACAACGTCGGCGGCCAGGGCTTCAGCTGGAACCGGAGCACGAAGTCGAAGTTCTTCAGCTTCGGCTACCCGACCTCCGCGCACCTGGACGGGGACAAGGTCTACACCGGCGAGACCATGAAGTGGTGCTACGGCCAGGCGGGCCCCGCCCCGGCCGTCGCGAAGTACAAGGCGGAAGAGCAGCTGGCCATCAAGTGCGCCTTCACGCCCGGTGCCACCGGCGGTCCTTGGCTGATCCAGTACTCGAACGCCAAGCGGACCGGCTACGTCAACGGCGTCGTGAGCCTGACTCTCGACACCGACGGCAACAAGCGGTACGACCGCATCACGACGCCGTACTTCAACAGCGACACCTACGGTGTCTACAAGTACTCGGCGAACCTGTGGACCGGGAAGCTTACGACGAGCTGA
- a CDS encoding trypsin-like serine peptidase, whose amino-acid sequence MNTRVKRFVLPLGGAVIATGMIAATLTTSATAATTAAAPASDGLATSKAQALKTVKAWTAGNGKRLKAAAKFTDDAAVQGKIKLGGGDAAPDGKTGIVPPIGGEKITPTRVKNVNLPRTIGKVFFRLDGKDYWCSASSIQGKYRNLVATAGHCVYDVDGNRDTLDEWVFIPGYYQGKAPWGIYVGKSAYTHYDFANYEDFDSDYAFVTVYNGVTAASWNSPKWVDAGRLGDNVGGQGFSWNQKIGQLVYAFGYPAGPHPDGDKPYTGLTPKYCYGKTVAAGAASAFKAEAQIAIKCSMTAGASGGPWIAQYSSTKRLGYVNGVTSLVGDSDGNQRYDFATSPYFDSETYSIYSLASNLWSGSITK is encoded by the coding sequence GTGAACACCCGAGTCAAGCGCTTCGTGCTTCCCCTTGGTGGCGCGGTGATCGCCACCGGCATGATCGCGGCAACCCTCACCACCTCCGCGACGGCCGCCACCACGGCCGCCGCTCCCGCTTCCGACGGCCTGGCCACGAGCAAGGCGCAGGCCCTGAAGACCGTGAAGGCGTGGACCGCCGGCAACGGCAAGCGCCTCAAGGCCGCCGCCAAGTTCACCGACGACGCGGCCGTGCAGGGCAAGATCAAGCTGGGCGGCGGCGACGCGGCCCCCGACGGCAAGACCGGGATCGTCCCCCCGATCGGCGGCGAGAAGATCACGCCGACCAGGGTCAAGAACGTCAACCTGCCGCGCACCATCGGCAAGGTGTTCTTCCGCCTGGACGGCAAGGACTACTGGTGCTCCGCCTCCTCGATCCAGGGCAAGTACCGCAACCTGGTCGCCACCGCCGGGCACTGCGTCTACGACGTGGACGGCAACCGTGACACCCTCGACGAGTGGGTGTTCATCCCCGGCTACTACCAGGGCAAGGCTCCCTGGGGCATCTACGTCGGCAAGTCGGCCTACACGCACTACGACTTCGCCAACTACGAGGACTTCGACAGCGACTACGCCTTCGTCACCGTCTACAACGGTGTGACGGCGGCGAGCTGGAACTCCCCCAAGTGGGTGGACGCCGGACGCCTCGGTGACAACGTCGGCGGCCAGGGCTTCAGCTGGAACCAGAAGATCGGCCAGCTCGTGTACGCCTTCGGTTACCCGGCGGGCCCGCACCCCGACGGCGACAAGCCCTACACCGGCCTCACGCCGAAGTACTGCTACGGCAAGACCGTGGCCGCGGGCGCGGCGAGCGCGTTCAAGGCCGAGGCGCAGATCGCCATCAAGTGCTCGATGACCGCGGGCGCGTCGGGCGGCCCCTGGATCGCCCAGTACAGCAGCACCAAGCGTCTCGGTTACGTCAACGGCGTGACCAGCCTGGTCGGCGACTCCGACGGCAACCAGCGCTACGACTTCGCGACCTCGCCGTACTTCGACAGCGAGACCTACTCGATCTACAGCCTGGCCAGCAACCTGTGGTCCGGGTCGATCACCAAGTGA
- a CDS encoding trypsin-like serine peptidase codes for MNTRVKRLALPLGGAIAATSMIGATLVTSANAAAAPAKKTVSLASASEAKKISNYWTANGGANLKAATQYTEDSQVSGKVKLGGGDAAPDGKAGVVPPIGQEKVTPTKVKNVNLPKTIGKVFFTVGDKEYWCSASSIQSKYHNLVSTAGHCVFDEGIQNGALDNWVFIPGYYQGKAPWGIYVGKAAYTHYDFAVYEDFDSDYAFVTVYNGIAVGGEKEVTKKTYDAWNGEKYSHDVEITEKEYNKLKDEYGPDAPVFVKDAGTEKVVPWDSKDGQIAEKEVTKDEYAAAPDADKPVNFHKSPKPPKEEIVDEETYNKYSGPGYKQIKDHAYTITHYYVEYKVQKTPSLKYYKTIYVIRYFKDAGRLGDNVGGQGFTWNQKIGQPVYIFGYPAAPHPDGDQAFTGYTPKWCYGKTFAAKPAAAFKAEAQIGLKCSMTAGSSGGPWLLKYSSTKRLGYVNGVTSLIGDADANGRIDFSTSPYFDSETYAIYKSAANLWSGSIVAKDGSLVTKA; via the coding sequence TTGAACACCCGAGTCAAGCGTCTCGCCCTGCCCCTGGGTGGTGCCATCGCCGCCACCAGCATGATCGGCGCCACTCTGGTCACCTCGGCCAACGCCGCCGCCGCGCCGGCGAAGAAGACGGTCTCCCTGGCGTCCGCAAGTGAGGCCAAGAAGATCAGCAACTACTGGACCGCCAACGGCGGGGCGAACCTGAAGGCCGCCACCCAGTACACCGAGGACAGCCAGGTTTCGGGCAAGGTCAAGCTCGGTGGTGGCGACGCCGCCCCCGACGGCAAGGCTGGCGTGGTCCCCCCGATCGGCCAGGAGAAGGTCACCCCGACCAAGGTCAAGAACGTCAACCTGCCGAAGACCATCGGCAAGGTGTTCTTCACCGTGGGTGACAAGGAGTACTGGTGCTCCGCGTCCTCCATCCAGAGCAAGTACCACAACCTGGTCTCCACCGCCGGGCACTGCGTGTTCGACGAGGGCATCCAGAACGGCGCTCTGGACAACTGGGTGTTCATCCCGGGCTACTACCAGGGCAAGGCTCCCTGGGGCATCTACGTCGGCAAGGCCGCGTACACCCACTACGACTTCGCGGTCTACGAGGACTTCGACAGCGACTACGCCTTCGTGACCGTCTACAACGGCATCGCCGTTGGTGGCGAGAAGGAAGTCACCAAGAAGACCTACGACGCCTGGAACGGCGAGAAGTACTCCCACGACGTGGAGATCACGGAGAAGGAGTACAACAAGCTCAAGGACGAGTACGGCCCCGACGCTCCGGTCTTCGTCAAGGACGCCGGGACCGAGAAGGTCGTGCCTTGGGACAGCAAGGACGGCCAGATCGCCGAGAAGGAAGTCACCAAGGACGAGTACGCGGCGGCTCCCGACGCGGACAAGCCCGTGAACTTCCACAAGTCGCCGAAGCCTCCGAAGGAGGAGATCGTCGACGAGGAGACCTACAACAAGTACAGCGGTCCTGGCTACAAGCAGATCAAGGACCACGCGTACACCATCACGCACTACTACGTTGAGTACAAGGTTCAGAAGACCCCGTCGCTGAAGTACTACAAGACGATCTACGTCATCCGGTACTTCAAGGACGCCGGTCGCCTGGGCGACAACGTCGGCGGCCAGGGCTTCACCTGGAACCAGAAGATCGGCCAGCCGGTCTACATCTTCGGTTACCCGGCGGCTCCGCACCCCGACGGCGACCAGGCCTTCACCGGCTACACGCCGAAGTGGTGCTACGGCAAGACCTTCGCCGCCAAGCCGGCCGCCGCGTTCAAGGCCGAGGCTCAGATCGGTCTGAAGTGCTCCATGACCGCCGGCTCCTCCGGTGGCCCGTGGCTGCTGAAGTACAGCAGCACCAAGCGTCTCGGTTACGTCAACGGTGTCACCAGCCTCATCGGTGACGCGGACGCCAACGGCCGCATCGACTTCAGCACCTCGCCGTACTTCGACAGCGAGACCTACGCGATCTACAAGTCGGCCGCCAACCTGTGGTCCGGCTCGATCGTCGCCAAGGACGGCTCCCTGGTCACCAAGGCCTGA
- a CDS encoding trypsin-like serine peptidase, with protein sequence MNTRVKRLALPLGGAIAATSMIGATLVTSANAAAAPAKKTVSLASASEARNIAGYWTANSGANLKAAAQYTDNAQVSGKVKLGGGDAAPDGKAGVVPPIGQEKVTPTKVKNINLPKTIGKVFFTVGDKEYWCSASSIQSKYHNLVATAGHCVFDEGIQNGALDNWVFIPGYYQGKAPWGIYVGKAAYTHYDLAVYEDFDSDYAFVTVYNGIAVGGRTAVSKETYDAWNGYKFIDETEISAQDYQKLVDEFGEKAPVKTVPTGSEKIVPWSTKKSDKVEVRFKEVTKDEYDKAPDHGENFSKAKWKSFPWVKAEVVTKEQYDAYSGPGYKKIVDSAYTIQHYFLKYKAEVTSGTKYIKLTYVVESYKDAGRLGDNVGGQGFTWNQKVGQPVYIFGYPAAPHPDGDKAFTGYTPKWCYGKTFAAAPAAAFKAEAQIGLKCSMTAGSSGGPWILKYSSTKRLGYINGVTSLIGDADANGRIDFSTSPYFDSETYAIYKSAANLWSGSIVAKDGSLVTKA encoded by the coding sequence GTGAACACCCGCGTGAAGCGTCTCGCCCTCCCCCTGGGTGGAGCGATCGCCGCCACCAGCATGATCGGCGCCACCCTGGTCACCTCGGCCAACGCCGCCGCCGCTCCGGCCAAGAAGACGGTTTCCCTGGCGTCCGCCAGCGAGGCCCGCAACATCGCCGGCTACTGGACCGCCAACAGCGGTGCCAACCTGAAGGCCGCCGCGCAGTACACCGACAACGCTCAGGTGTCCGGCAAGGTCAAGCTCGGTGGTGGCGACGCCGCCCCCGACGGCAAGGCCGGCGTGGTCCCGCCGATCGGCCAGGAGAAGGTCACCCCGACCAAGGTCAAGAACATCAACCTGCCGAAGACCATCGGCAAGGTGTTCTTCACCGTGGGTGACAAGGAGTACTGGTGCTCCGCGTCCTCCATCCAGAGCAAGTACCACAACCTGGTCGCGACCGCCGGGCACTGCGTGTTCGACGAGGGCATCCAGAACGGCGCTCTGGACAACTGGGTGTTCATCCCGGGCTACTACCAGGGCAAGGCTCCGTGGGGCATCTACGTCGGCAAGGCCGCGTACACGCACTACGACCTCGCCGTGTACGAGGACTTCGACAGCGACTACGCCTTCGTGACCGTCTACAACGGCATCGCGGTCGGCGGCCGGACGGCTGTCTCCAAGGAGACCTACGACGCCTGGAACGGCTACAAGTTCATCGACGAGACCGAGATCTCGGCGCAGGACTACCAGAAGCTCGTCGACGAGTTCGGTGAGAAGGCTCCGGTCAAGACCGTGCCCACCGGCTCCGAGAAGATCGTGCCGTGGAGCACCAAGAAGAGCGACAAGGTCGAGGTGCGCTTCAAGGAAGTCACCAAGGACGAGTACGACAAGGCTCCGGACCACGGCGAGAACTTCTCCAAGGCCAAGTGGAAGAGCTTCCCCTGGGTCAAGGCCGAGGTCGTCACCAAGGAGCAGTACGACGCCTACAGCGGTCCGGGCTACAAGAAGATCGTTGACAGCGCCTACACGATCCAGCACTACTTCCTGAAGTACAAGGCCGAGGTCACCTCGGGCACCAAGTACATCAAGCTGACCTACGTCGTCGAGTCCTACAAGGACGCGGGTCGCCTGGGCGACAACGTCGGTGGCCAGGGCTTCACCTGGAACCAGAAGGTCGGCCAGCCGGTCTACATCTTCGGCTACCCGGCGGCTCCGCACCCCGACGGCGACAAGGCCTTCACGGGCTACACGCCGAAGTGGTGCTACGGCAAGACCTTCGCGGCGGCCCCCGCCGCGGCGTTCAAGGCCGAGGCCCAGATCGGTCTGAAGTGCTCCATGACCGCCGGCTCCTCCGGTGGCCCCTGGATCCTGAAGTACAGCAGCACCAAGCGTCTCGGCTACATCAACGGTGTCACCAGCCTCATCGGTGACGCGGACGCCAACGGCCGCATCGACTTCAGCACCTCGCCGTACTTCGACAGCGAGACCTACGCGATCTACAAGTCGGCCGCCAACCTGTGGTCCGGCTCGATCGTCGCCAAGGACGGCTCCCTGGTCACCAAGGCCTGA
- a CDS encoding trypsin-like serine peptidase, with amino-acid sequence MPPRAKRIALTLCGALASACVVLSAGAGPAGASATRQAAAPEGITSVPLAQSDADMQKVVDWWTPDRLKHANSYALRTAASKTGGGTSGSAPAMSPAAAGATDNIKTPLGKTSALTGSTPPKTVARLTNSKNVNLPPTVGKVFFRNGDAEYWCSASSVHAKYGNIVATAGHCAYDVKNGKPVQYWIFIPSYTGNGATPYGVYVGHTLHLNEKYTVTGDFDYDYAFVTVHDGYRWEPDLDANRQPKKDAKGQPVYKRVSTGRLEERVGGQGFAWNRGYTVAAYAFGYPAGPHPDGTRPYTGRTMESCATKATSKIASPKWELNNGVLLKGCAFTAGASGGPWLIAYSPTRRIGYLNGVNSLTWDLDGDGRNDGISSPLFNTATYLVYSYAAREKTG; translated from the coding sequence ATGCCACCCCGAGCGAAGCGGATCGCGCTCACGCTCTGCGGCGCGCTCGCGTCCGCGTGTGTGGTCCTGTCCGCCGGCGCGGGACCTGCCGGGGCGTCGGCCACACGCCAGGCCGCGGCACCCGAGGGCATCACGTCCGTTCCCCTCGCGCAGAGCGACGCGGACATGCAGAAGGTCGTGGACTGGTGGACACCCGACCGCCTGAAGCACGCCAACAGCTACGCGCTACGGACGGCGGCCTCGAAGACGGGCGGCGGCACGAGCGGTTCCGCGCCCGCCATGTCACCGGCCGCCGCCGGCGCCACCGACAACATCAAGACACCGCTCGGCAAGACGTCGGCTCTGACGGGCTCCACTCCCCCGAAGACCGTGGCGCGGCTCACCAACTCCAAGAACGTGAACCTCCCACCGACCGTGGGGAAGGTGTTCTTCCGCAACGGTGACGCGGAGTACTGGTGCTCGGCCTCGTCGGTGCACGCCAAGTACGGCAACATCGTCGCCACGGCGGGCCACTGCGCCTACGACGTCAAGAACGGCAAGCCGGTCCAGTACTGGATCTTCATCCCCTCCTACACGGGCAACGGGGCGACGCCGTACGGGGTCTACGTCGGTCACACCCTGCACCTCAACGAGAAGTACACGGTCACCGGAGACTTCGACTACGACTACGCGTTCGTGACCGTCCACGACGGCTACCGGTGGGAACCTGACCTGGACGCGAACCGGCAGCCCAAGAAGGACGCCAAGGGGCAGCCGGTCTACAAGCGGGTGAGCACCGGACGGCTGGAGGAGCGCGTCGGCGGGCAGGGGTTCGCGTGGAACCGGGGATACACGGTCGCGGCGTACGCGTTCGGGTATCCGGCCGGGCCGCACCCGGACGGCACCCGTCCCTACACGGGCAGAACGATGGAGTCGTGTGCGACGAAGGCGACGAGCAAGATCGCCTCGCCGAAGTGGGAGCTGAACAACGGTGTCCTTCTCAAGGGATGCGCGTTCACGGCGGGAGCCAGCGGAGGCCCGTGGCTCATCGCCTACAGCCCCACACGCCGGATCGGCTATCTCAACGGCGTGAACAGCTTGACGTGGGACCTGGACGGCGACGGCCGGAACGACGGCATCTCCTCCCCGCTGTTCAACACGGCGACGTACCTCGTGTACTCCTACGCCGCCCGGGAGAAGACGGGCTGA